A single genomic interval of Helianthus annuus cultivar XRQ/B chromosome 13, HanXRQr2.0-SUNRISE, whole genome shotgun sequence harbors:
- the LOC110901993 gene encoding metalloendoproteinase 1 → MFEHSLSNGISFSCIAFLFLFVLPVFSHFQYQPNGLLDNSTNHSPFGFLKHMQGCHKGEKLKGIRDLKLYLSHFGYLNYQSNRKVANPKEDYFDKELEEAIKSYQAYYHLNATGTLDAPTVSMMVMPRCGYPDKETHQHSHKTLHTVSHYQFLQGPPKWPQGKRHLTYAFGSRFPTRFMPPVARAFSKWATASRYFRFSQARTNQSADIKISFERESHGDGYPFDGPGGVLAHAFAPTDGRFHYDADESWVIGAVPNTFDVESVALHEIGHLLGLDHSQFPNAIMWSTFYSGETKGLTSDDILGVRALYRN, encoded by the coding sequence ATGTTTGAACATAGTCTTTCTAATGGCATCTCTTTTTCATGTATTGCCTTTCTATTTCTGTTTGTGCTACCTGTATTTTCTCATTTTCAATACCAACCAAATGGGTTACTAGATAATAGCACTAATCATTCACCTTTTGGGTTTCTGAAACACATGCAAGGGTGTCACAAGGGCGAGAAACTCAAAGGCATTCGTGACCTTAAACTCTATCTTAGTCATTTTGGATACCTTAACTACCAAAGCAACCGTAAGGTCGCAAATCCTAAAGAAGACTATTTTGACAAGGAGCTTGAGGAAGCAATCAAGTCGTACCAAGCCTATTACCATCTCAATGCCACTGGAACGCTTGATGCGCCAACAGTGTCCATGATGGTCATGCCTCGTTGTGGATACCCTGATAAGGAAACTCATCAACATAGTCACAAAACTTTACATACCGTCTCTCATTATCAATTCCTTCAGGGTCCACCAAAATGGCCCCAGGGAAAAAGACATCTAACCTATGCTTTTGGATCGCGTTTCCCTACCCGATTCATGCCTCCTGTTGCACGGGCTTTTAGCAAATGGGCTACTGCTTCTCGATATTTTAGATTTTCACAAGCTAGAACTAATCAAAGTGCTGACATAAAGATTAGTTTTGAACGTGAATCTCATGGAGATGGATACCCCTTTGACGGGCCTGGTGGCGTATTGGCCCATGCTTTCGCCCCTACAGATGGAAGGTTTCACTATGATGCGGATGAAAGTTGGGTGATTGGAGCAGTCCCAAACACTTTTGATGTGGAGAGTGTGGCTTTACATGAAATAGGACATCTACTTGGGCTTGATCATAGCCAATTTCCAAATGCAATAATGTGGAGTACCTTTTACTCAGGAGAAACAAAAGGATTGACTTCGGACGATATTCTAGGGGTTAGGGCTCTATATAGGAATTAG
- the LOC118485896 gene encoding uncharacterized protein LOC118485896, with protein sequence MGDTDLGTSRTLISKLDIGDPLYLHPSDSSALTIVSVKLKEAKNKFGFIDGKCERSTDDHVLASQWDRCNFVVLTWLLNSVSEELFLGQVFSKYASEIWEDLKETYDKIDGSVVYDLYKKINCISQNGSTVADYYNRLTTMWKQFDAMLKLPTCSCKAAKDYNDFSMLIKLMQFLMGLDDVYQPVRTSLLTREVFPSVKVAFSVVSREESHRLSSSGSKSQSVSFVSKSNQTFDSKRRVSNQRGPNPNLKCTHCNMIDHTVDRCFEVVGYPPGFKKRSNTMSGKNTFTNKSNATVGSSASISMSTSGMPFTSEQIAKLLSLVGEKNVADTQNTNMGGENVNVSSFVSCSSSVMFGSQFN encoded by the exons ATGGGTGATACTGATCTTGGTACTTCTCGGACTTTGATAAGTAAGTTAGATATTGGAGATCCATTATATCTTCACCCTAGTGACTCTAGTGCTTTGACTATTGTTAGTGTTAAGTTGAAAG AAGCCAAGAATAAGTTTGGTTTTATTGATGGTAAATGTGAAAGATCAACTGATGATCATGTTCTTGCTAGTCAGTGGGATAGATGTAACTTTGTAGTGTTAACTTGGCTTTTAAATTCTGTGTCTGAGGAGTTATTTTTGGGTCAAGTGTTTTCTAAGTATGCTTCAGAGATTTGGGAGGATTTAAAGGAAACCTATGATAAGATAGATGGTTCTGTGGTTTATGACTTGTATAAAAAGATAAACTGTATTTCTCAAAATGGTTCTACTGTGGCTGATTATTATAATAGGCTAACTACTATGTGGAAACAGTTTGATGCCATGCTTAAACTGCCCACATGTTCTTGTAAAGCAGCTAAAGATTATAATGATTTTTCAATGTTAATCAAACTAATGCAATTTCTCATGGGATTAGATGATGTTTATCAACCAGTAAGAACTAGTTTGTTAACCAGAGAAGTATTTCCATCTGTCAAGGTTGCCTTTTCTGTGGTTTCTAGGGAGGAATCACATAGATTGTCTAGCAGTGGGTCAAAGAGTCAAAGTGTATCATTTGTGTCTAAATCAAATCAGACTTTTGATTCTAAAAGAAGAGTGTCTAATCAAAGAGGACCTAATCCAAACCTAAAATGTACACACTGTAACATGATTGATCATACTGTTGATAGATGCTTTGAGGTTGTTGGTTATCCTCCAGGTTTTAAGAAAAGATCTAACACTATGTCTGGTAAAAATACTTTCACTAATAAGTCTAATGCTACTGTTGGATCATCTGCTAGTATAAGTATGTCTACTTCTGGTATGCCTTTTACATCTGAGCAGATAGCTAAGTTGTTGAGTCTTGTTGGTGAAAAGAATGTGGCGGACACTCAAAACACTAATATGGGAGGTGAGAATGTTAATGTTAGTAGTTTTGTCAGTTGTTCTAGTTCTGTGATGTTTGGTAGTCAGTTTAATTAG